The proteins below come from a single Podarcis muralis chromosome 8, rPodMur119.hap1.1, whole genome shotgun sequence genomic window:
- the GRPEL1 gene encoding grpE protein homolog 1, mitochondrial, with protein sequence MAAAAAAARAVRSVWRLAGLPGRGAFLVPQHPQRTSQLLCIVTQEKGTGPNLEEEPNQTQHEQKSVTGSAEKMLIEEKAKLEEQLKEITDKYKRALADAENLRQRTQKLVEEAKLYGIQSFCKDLLEVADVLEKATESVPREELKDENPHLKNLYEGLVMTEVQIQKVFTKHGLMKLNPLGAKFDPYEHEALFHVPMEGKEPGTVALVSKVGYKLHGRTLRPALVGVVKEP encoded by the exons atggcggcggcggcggcggcggcgagagcCGTGCGGTCCGTGTGGCGCCTGGCGGGGCTGCCGGGGCGAGGCGCCTTTCTCGTTCCACAGCACCCGCAGCG GACTTCTCAGCTGCTTTGCATAGTGACACAGGAGAAAGGCACTGGACCAAACTTGGAAGAAGAGCCAAACCAGACTCAACATGAACAAAAATCTGTTACTGGCTCTGCTGAAAAGATGTTAATAGAGGAAAAGGCCAAACTAGAAGAACAATTAAAAGAAATCACT GACAAGTATAAACGTGCCCTGGCAGATGCAGAAAATCTACGACAAAGAACTCAGAAATTGGTAGAAGAAGCAAAGTTATATG GAATTCAGAGTTTCTGCAAAGATTTGCTGGAAGTTGCTGATGTTCTGGAAAAAGCAACTGAGAGTGTTCCCAGAGAAGAACTCAAGGATGAAAATCCACATCTCAAAAACCTTTACGAAGGTCTTGTCATGACTGAGGTTCAAATACAGAAAGTGTTCACCAAACATGGCTTGATGAAACTGAATCCTCTTGGAGCCAAGTTTGATCCCTATGAGCACGAAGCATTATTCCACGTTCCCATGGAAGGGAAAGAACCTGGCACTGTGGCTTTAGTATCCAAGGTGGGCTATAAGTTGCATGGCCGTACTTTGAGGCCTGCATTAGTAGGTGTTGTAAAGGAACCTTAG